One window of the Cardiocondyla obscurior isolate alpha-2009 linkage group LG05, Cobs3.1, whole genome shotgun sequence genome contains the following:
- the LOC139102982 gene encoding echinoderm microtubule-associated protein-like 2 isoform X4, protein MSTPDTMDTIDEAEQAWHEMLECETGSLLGRVADLERQSLAQRDEIVCLRATLADALRRIAQLEAREKREDDRNERRNERLVSSPLRNGHVPLRSSQNSVPQKDLRLRQTGGLRNSSSSGSSQDVRDATSSSRRPASYVHPSQLPQRRSVHYQSTGSLHSDSPSSSSVSPVPSPSPRATPLPVARSPTARSNGPPQSSLRRAKRWSSTGDFTHCPQNQGSNSQLVGTRLSASTKSLFNLFKPPAMNNVKHGTRDMQYNDEEGTVRMYLRGRPVLLYVPTSMMESYDLHKVSTPPQSKLKLDWVYGYRGRDCRSNLHLLPTGEIVYFVAAVVVLYNMEEHSQRHYLGHTDDVKCIAIHPNKLVVATGQVCGTDRRDAMPHIRIWNSVSLTTLSVIGNGEFDGSICCLSFSKADGGNYLCAIDETSDHNISIWDWQKSERGTKVTETKCSVDTVVCAEWHPLERNQIVSCGKGHVSFWSLDNSGMLYKRMGIFESRDKPRYVTCVAFNQNGDVLTGDSNGNIIVWARGTNTITRLVRNLHEGSIFSICVLKNGNIITGGGKDGKILYFDASLNLTGEQAQIEDHFGGIRTLSEGRGTQLLIGTTRNCILVGENDMGFNPAMLGHAEEVWGLAAHPTLPQFATAGHDRLLQMWDSLSHTVVWSKDIGEQAQSIAFSPDGNIIVVGCVSGKWLAIDSETRELYTHHSDGSEPIQVVQFSPDGSLLALGSRDNYIYIYQVNEDATKYSRVGRCMPKRIRRHGGHSSFITHLDWSVDGQYLRSNSGDYELLYWNPGVCRQIPQSSMLRNVDWASHTCVISFETIGIWPEGADGTDVNNCARSGDGKLLATGDDFGKVKLFSHPACQPKSLYHSYGGHSSHVTNVSFLQDDSRLVSTGGGDTSVLQWIVN, encoded by the exons ATGTCCACGCCGGACACGATGGACACCATCGACGAAGCGGAACAAGCGTGGC ATGAGATGCTGGAGTGTGAGACTGGATCCCTTTTAGGCAGAGTGGCGGACCTCGAAAGGCAATCCTTGGCACAGAGGGACGAGATAGTTTGTCTTCGCGCCACTCTGGCGGACGCGCTAAGGCGAATCGCTCAGCTCGAGGCAAGAGAAAAGCGAGAGGATGACAGGAATGAGAGGAGAAACGAGAGGTTGGTGTCCTCGCCCTTAAGGAACGGCCATGTACCTCTCAGAA GTAGTCAAAACTCGGTGCCACAAAAAGACTTAAGGCTGCGCCAGACCGGCGGCCTAAGAAATTCCTCGTCTTCGGGATCGTCGCAGGACGTTCGCGATGCAACGTCCAGCTCGAGACGGCCTGCCAGTTACGTACATCCCTCCCAGCTTCCTCAAAG GAGATCCGTCCACTATCAGTCAACGGGATCTCTGCATTCCGACAGCCCGAGTAGTAGTAGTGTTTCTCCGGTGCCATCGCCAAGCCCTAGAGCTACGCCACTGCCTGTAGCCAG ATCGCCCACAGCGAGATCAAACGGACCGCCACAAAGTAGCCTGAGAAGAGCGAAGAGATGGTCGTCCACTGGCGATTTTACACATTGCCCGCAAAACCAGGGAAGCAATTCCCAGCTCGTCGGTACCAG ATTGTCTGCGTCCACCAAGTCCCTGTTCAACCTGTTCAAGCCGCCGGCGATGAACAACGTCAAGCACGG CACTAGAGACATGCAGTATAACGACGAGGAAGGCACCGTTCGCATGTATTTGCGCGGCCGGCCGGTTCTACTTTACGTCCCTACGTCCATGATGGAGTCCTACGACCTTCACAAAGTTAGCACACCGCCACAGAGCAAATTGAAGCTCGACTGGGTTTACGGCTACCGCGGTCGCGATTGCCGTAGCAATTTACACCTGCTGCCGACCGGTGAGATCGTATATTTCGTCGCGGCGGTCGTTGTTCTGTACAACATGGAGGAACACAGCCAGAGACATTACTTGGGTCATACagacgacgtcaagtg cataGCGATCCACCCTAACAAATTGGTTGTCGCGACCGGGCAGGTGTGCGGGACAGATCGTCGAGACGCAATg CCGCACATAAGAATATGGAACTCCGTGAGTTTGACGACTCTCAGCGTAATTGGCAACGGTGAATTCGACGGATCGATTTGTTGCCTGTCATTCTCCAAGGCCGATGGTGGAAATTATTTATGCGCAATCGACGAAACATCCGATCACAATATATCGATCTGGGACTGGCAAAAGAGCGAACGCGGGACTAAAGTGACCGAAACGAAG TGCTCCGTCGACACGGTGGTTTGCGCCGAATGGCATCCACTGGAACGTAACCAGATCGTCTCTTGCGGAAAAGGACACGTGTCTTTTTGGTCCTTGGACAACAGCGGTATGCTATATAAACGTATGGGAATTTTCGAGAGCAGAGACAAACCCAGGTACGTCACCTGCGTGGCCTTTAATCAGAACGGCGACGTCCTTACCGGCGACAGCAACGGCAACATCATCGTTTGGGCTCGAG GTACTAACACAATTACAAGGCTAGTGAGAAATCTTCACGAAGGATCAATTTTCTCTATATGTGTTCTAAAAAACGGAAACATTATCACGGGAGGTGGAAAGGACGGTAAAATTTTGTACTTTGACGCGTCTTTAAATTTGACGGGAGAACAAGCTCAA ATTGAAGATCATTTCGGTGGAATTCGAACGCTTTCGGAAGGAAGGGGCActcaattattaattggcACGACAAGGAACTGCATTCTCGTCGGCGAAAATGACATGGGTTTCAATCCTGCAATGTTAGGTCACGCCGAGGAAGTTTGGGGACTTGCAGCTCACCCGACTCTACCTCAATTCGCTACCGCGGGACACGACAGATTATTGCAAATGTGGGACAGCTTAAGTCATACCGTGGTGTGGAGCAAAGATATCGGG gAACAAGCACAAAGTATTGCGTTTTCGCCGGATGGTAATATCATAGTCGTTGGCTGTGTGTCCGGGAAATGGTTGGCAATTGATAGCGAGACGCGAGAATTATACACACATCACAGCGACGGCTCTGAACCTATTCAg GTCGTTCAATTCTCGCCCGATGGTTCTTTGCTCGCACTTGGCTCCAGagataattacatttatatctaTCAAGTGAACGAGGACGCAACCAAATATAGCCGAGTTGGACGGTGTATG CCAAAGCGGATTCGAAGGCACGGA GGACATTCCAGTTTTATAACTCATTTGGATTGGTCAGTGGATGGCCAGTACTTACGCAGTAACAGCGGAGACTACGAATTGCTTTACT GGAATCCCGGAGTATGTCGTCAAATACCGCAGTCTTCGATGTTAAGGAATGTTGATTGGGCGAGTCATACCTGCGTGATATCGTTCGAGACAATAGGCATTTGGCCAGAAGGCGCCGATGGGACTGACGTAAATAATTGCGCGCGAAGTGGCGATGGCAAGCTACTAGCTACGGGTGACGATTTTGGAAAAGTCAAATTGTTCTCCCACCCAGCATGTCAGCCGAAG TCACTCTACCATTCTTACGGCGGCCACTCGAGTCACGTAACGAATGTCTCGTTCTTGCAAGATGATTCCCGATTGGTGTCGACCGGCGGCGGCGACACCAGTGTTCTTCAATGGATAGTAAACTAA
- the LOC139102982 gene encoding echinoderm microtubule-associated protein-like 2 isoform X6 produces the protein MSTPDTMDTIDEAEQAWHEMLECETGSLLGRVADLERQSLAQRDEIVCLRATLADALRRIAQLEAREKREDDRNERRNERLVSSPLRNGHVPLRSSQNSVPQKDLRLRQTGGLRNSSSSGSSQDVRDATSSSRRPASYVHPSQLPQRRSVHYQSTGSLHSDSPSSSSVSPVPSPSPRATPLPVARSPTARSNGPPQSSLRRAKRWSSTGDFTHCPQNQGSNSQLVGTRLSASTKSLFNLFKPPAMNNVKHGTRDMQYNDEEGTVRMYLRGRPVLLYVPTSMMESYDLHKVSTPPQSKLKLDWVYGYRGRDCRSNLHLLPTGEIVYFVAAVVVLYNMEEHSQRHYLGHTDDVKCIAIHPNKLVVATGQVCGTDRRDAMPHIRIWNSVSLTTLSVIGNGEFDGSICCLSFSKADGGNYLCAIDETSDHNISIWDWQKSERGTKVTETKCSVDTVVCAEWHPLERNQIVSCGKGHVSFWSLDNSGMLYKRMGIFESRDKPRYVTCVAFNQNGDVLTGDSNGNIIVWARGTNTITRLVRNLHEGSIFSICVLKNGNIITGGGKDGKILYFDASLNLTGEQAQIEDHFGGIRTLSEGRGTQLLIGTTRNCILVGENDMGFNPAMLGHAEEVWGLAAHPTLPQFATAGHDRLLQMWDSLSHTVVWSKDIGEQAQSIAFSPDGNIIVVGCVSGKWLAIDSETRELYTHHSDGSEPIQVVQFSPDGSLLALGSRDNYIYIYQVNEDATKYSRVGRCMGHSSFITHLDWSVDGQYLRSNSGDYELLYWNPGVCRQIPQSSMLRNVDWASHTCVISFETIGIWPEGADGTDVNNCARSGDGKLLATGDDFGKVKLFSHPACQPKSLYHSYGGHSSHVTNVSFLQDDSRLVSTGGGDTSVLQWIVN, from the exons ATGTCCACGCCGGACACGATGGACACCATCGACGAAGCGGAACAAGCGTGGC ATGAGATGCTGGAGTGTGAGACTGGATCCCTTTTAGGCAGAGTGGCGGACCTCGAAAGGCAATCCTTGGCACAGAGGGACGAGATAGTTTGTCTTCGCGCCACTCTGGCGGACGCGCTAAGGCGAATCGCTCAGCTCGAGGCAAGAGAAAAGCGAGAGGATGACAGGAATGAGAGGAGAAACGAGAGGTTGGTGTCCTCGCCCTTAAGGAACGGCCATGTACCTCTCAGAA GTAGTCAAAACTCGGTGCCACAAAAAGACTTAAGGCTGCGCCAGACCGGCGGCCTAAGAAATTCCTCGTCTTCGGGATCGTCGCAGGACGTTCGCGATGCAACGTCCAGCTCGAGACGGCCTGCCAGTTACGTACATCCCTCCCAGCTTCCTCAAAG GAGATCCGTCCACTATCAGTCAACGGGATCTCTGCATTCCGACAGCCCGAGTAGTAGTAGTGTTTCTCCGGTGCCATCGCCAAGCCCTAGAGCTACGCCACTGCCTGTAGCCAG ATCGCCCACAGCGAGATCAAACGGACCGCCACAAAGTAGCCTGAGAAGAGCGAAGAGATGGTCGTCCACTGGCGATTTTACACATTGCCCGCAAAACCAGGGAAGCAATTCCCAGCTCGTCGGTACCAG ATTGTCTGCGTCCACCAAGTCCCTGTTCAACCTGTTCAAGCCGCCGGCGATGAACAACGTCAAGCACGG CACTAGAGACATGCAGTATAACGACGAGGAAGGCACCGTTCGCATGTATTTGCGCGGCCGGCCGGTTCTACTTTACGTCCCTACGTCCATGATGGAGTCCTACGACCTTCACAAAGTTAGCACACCGCCACAGAGCAAATTGAAGCTCGACTGGGTTTACGGCTACCGCGGTCGCGATTGCCGTAGCAATTTACACCTGCTGCCGACCGGTGAGATCGTATATTTCGTCGCGGCGGTCGTTGTTCTGTACAACATGGAGGAACACAGCCAGAGACATTACTTGGGTCATACagacgacgtcaagtg cataGCGATCCACCCTAACAAATTGGTTGTCGCGACCGGGCAGGTGTGCGGGACAGATCGTCGAGACGCAATg CCGCACATAAGAATATGGAACTCCGTGAGTTTGACGACTCTCAGCGTAATTGGCAACGGTGAATTCGACGGATCGATTTGTTGCCTGTCATTCTCCAAGGCCGATGGTGGAAATTATTTATGCGCAATCGACGAAACATCCGATCACAATATATCGATCTGGGACTGGCAAAAGAGCGAACGCGGGACTAAAGTGACCGAAACGAAG TGCTCCGTCGACACGGTGGTTTGCGCCGAATGGCATCCACTGGAACGTAACCAGATCGTCTCTTGCGGAAAAGGACACGTGTCTTTTTGGTCCTTGGACAACAGCGGTATGCTATATAAACGTATGGGAATTTTCGAGAGCAGAGACAAACCCAGGTACGTCACCTGCGTGGCCTTTAATCAGAACGGCGACGTCCTTACCGGCGACAGCAACGGCAACATCATCGTTTGGGCTCGAG GTACTAACACAATTACAAGGCTAGTGAGAAATCTTCACGAAGGATCAATTTTCTCTATATGTGTTCTAAAAAACGGAAACATTATCACGGGAGGTGGAAAGGACGGTAAAATTTTGTACTTTGACGCGTCTTTAAATTTGACGGGAGAACAAGCTCAA ATTGAAGATCATTTCGGTGGAATTCGAACGCTTTCGGAAGGAAGGGGCActcaattattaattggcACGACAAGGAACTGCATTCTCGTCGGCGAAAATGACATGGGTTTCAATCCTGCAATGTTAGGTCACGCCGAGGAAGTTTGGGGACTTGCAGCTCACCCGACTCTACCTCAATTCGCTACCGCGGGACACGACAGATTATTGCAAATGTGGGACAGCTTAAGTCATACCGTGGTGTGGAGCAAAGATATCGGG gAACAAGCACAAAGTATTGCGTTTTCGCCGGATGGTAATATCATAGTCGTTGGCTGTGTGTCCGGGAAATGGTTGGCAATTGATAGCGAGACGCGAGAATTATACACACATCACAGCGACGGCTCTGAACCTATTCAg GTCGTTCAATTCTCGCCCGATGGTTCTTTGCTCGCACTTGGCTCCAGagataattacatttatatctaTCAAGTGAACGAGGACGCAACCAAATATAGCCGAGTTGGACGGTGTATG GGACATTCCAGTTTTATAACTCATTTGGATTGGTCAGTGGATGGCCAGTACTTACGCAGTAACAGCGGAGACTACGAATTGCTTTACT GGAATCCCGGAGTATGTCGTCAAATACCGCAGTCTTCGATGTTAAGGAATGTTGATTGGGCGAGTCATACCTGCGTGATATCGTTCGAGACAATAGGCATTTGGCCAGAAGGCGCCGATGGGACTGACGTAAATAATTGCGCGCGAAGTGGCGATGGCAAGCTACTAGCTACGGGTGACGATTTTGGAAAAGTCAAATTGTTCTCCCACCCAGCATGTCAGCCGAAG TCACTCTACCATTCTTACGGCGGCCACTCGAGTCACGTAACGAATGTCTCGTTCTTGCAAGATGATTCCCGATTGGTGTCGACCGGCGGCGGCGACACCAGTGTTCTTCAATGGATAGTAAACTAA
- the LOC139102982 gene encoding echinoderm microtubule-associated protein-like 2 isoform X1 — protein sequence MQIPCGNILPRVVAGQESAITPSRCGKGARESPAPYVDFSPSYPDEGFSIKALHKYEKESPKSTMRVNGHSEQSARQEMDEMLECETGSLLGRVADLERQSLAQRDEIVCLRATLADALRRIAQLEAREKREDDRNERRNERLVSSPLRNGHVPLRSSQNSVPQKDLRLRQTGGLRNSSSSGSSQDVRDATSSSRRPASYVHPSQLPQRRSVHYQSTGSLHSDSPSSSSVSPVPSPSPRATPLPVARSPTARSNGPPQSSLRRAKRWSSTGDFTHCPQNQGSNSQLVGTRLSASTKSLFNLFKPPAMNNVKHGTRDMQYNDEEGTVRMYLRGRPVLLYVPTSMMESYDLHKVSTPPQSKLKLDWVYGYRGRDCRSNLHLLPTGEIVYFVAAVVVLYNMEEHSQRHYLGHTDDVKCIAIHPNKLVVATGQVCGTDRRDAMPHIRIWNSVSLTTLSVIGNGEFDGSICCLSFSKADGGNYLCAIDETSDHNISIWDWQKSERGTKVTETKCSVDTVVCAEWHPLERNQIVSCGKGHVSFWSLDNSGMLYKRMGIFESRDKPRYVTCVAFNQNGDVLTGDSNGNIIVWARGTNTITRLVRNLHEGSIFSICVLKNGNIITGGGKDGKILYFDASLNLTGEQAQIEDHFGGIRTLSEGRGTQLLIGTTRNCILVGENDMGFNPAMLGHAEEVWGLAAHPTLPQFATAGHDRLLQMWDSLSHTVVWSKDIGEQAQSIAFSPDGNIIVVGCVSGKWLAIDSETRELYTHHSDGSEPIQVVQFSPDGSLLALGSRDNYIYIYQVNEDATKYSRVGRCMPKRIRRHGGHSSFITHLDWSVDGQYLRSNSGDYELLYWNPGVCRQIPQSSMLRNVDWASHTCVISFETIGIWPEGADGTDVNNCARSGDGKLLATGDDFGKVKLFSHPACQPKSLYHSYGGHSSHVTNVSFLQDDSRLVSTGGGDTSVLQWIVN from the exons ATGAGATGCTGGAGTGTGAGACTGGATCCCTTTTAGGCAGAGTGGCGGACCTCGAAAGGCAATCCTTGGCACAGAGGGACGAGATAGTTTGTCTTCGCGCCACTCTGGCGGACGCGCTAAGGCGAATCGCTCAGCTCGAGGCAAGAGAAAAGCGAGAGGATGACAGGAATGAGAGGAGAAACGAGAGGTTGGTGTCCTCGCCCTTAAGGAACGGCCATGTACCTCTCAGAA GTAGTCAAAACTCGGTGCCACAAAAAGACTTAAGGCTGCGCCAGACCGGCGGCCTAAGAAATTCCTCGTCTTCGGGATCGTCGCAGGACGTTCGCGATGCAACGTCCAGCTCGAGACGGCCTGCCAGTTACGTACATCCCTCCCAGCTTCCTCAAAG GAGATCCGTCCACTATCAGTCAACGGGATCTCTGCATTCCGACAGCCCGAGTAGTAGTAGTGTTTCTCCGGTGCCATCGCCAAGCCCTAGAGCTACGCCACTGCCTGTAGCCAG ATCGCCCACAGCGAGATCAAACGGACCGCCACAAAGTAGCCTGAGAAGAGCGAAGAGATGGTCGTCCACTGGCGATTTTACACATTGCCCGCAAAACCAGGGAAGCAATTCCCAGCTCGTCGGTACCAG ATTGTCTGCGTCCACCAAGTCCCTGTTCAACCTGTTCAAGCCGCCGGCGATGAACAACGTCAAGCACGG CACTAGAGACATGCAGTATAACGACGAGGAAGGCACCGTTCGCATGTATTTGCGCGGCCGGCCGGTTCTACTTTACGTCCCTACGTCCATGATGGAGTCCTACGACCTTCACAAAGTTAGCACACCGCCACAGAGCAAATTGAAGCTCGACTGGGTTTACGGCTACCGCGGTCGCGATTGCCGTAGCAATTTACACCTGCTGCCGACCGGTGAGATCGTATATTTCGTCGCGGCGGTCGTTGTTCTGTACAACATGGAGGAACACAGCCAGAGACATTACTTGGGTCATACagacgacgtcaagtg cataGCGATCCACCCTAACAAATTGGTTGTCGCGACCGGGCAGGTGTGCGGGACAGATCGTCGAGACGCAATg CCGCACATAAGAATATGGAACTCCGTGAGTTTGACGACTCTCAGCGTAATTGGCAACGGTGAATTCGACGGATCGATTTGTTGCCTGTCATTCTCCAAGGCCGATGGTGGAAATTATTTATGCGCAATCGACGAAACATCCGATCACAATATATCGATCTGGGACTGGCAAAAGAGCGAACGCGGGACTAAAGTGACCGAAACGAAG TGCTCCGTCGACACGGTGGTTTGCGCCGAATGGCATCCACTGGAACGTAACCAGATCGTCTCTTGCGGAAAAGGACACGTGTCTTTTTGGTCCTTGGACAACAGCGGTATGCTATATAAACGTATGGGAATTTTCGAGAGCAGAGACAAACCCAGGTACGTCACCTGCGTGGCCTTTAATCAGAACGGCGACGTCCTTACCGGCGACAGCAACGGCAACATCATCGTTTGGGCTCGAG GTACTAACACAATTACAAGGCTAGTGAGAAATCTTCACGAAGGATCAATTTTCTCTATATGTGTTCTAAAAAACGGAAACATTATCACGGGAGGTGGAAAGGACGGTAAAATTTTGTACTTTGACGCGTCTTTAAATTTGACGGGAGAACAAGCTCAA ATTGAAGATCATTTCGGTGGAATTCGAACGCTTTCGGAAGGAAGGGGCActcaattattaattggcACGACAAGGAACTGCATTCTCGTCGGCGAAAATGACATGGGTTTCAATCCTGCAATGTTAGGTCACGCCGAGGAAGTTTGGGGACTTGCAGCTCACCCGACTCTACCTCAATTCGCTACCGCGGGACACGACAGATTATTGCAAATGTGGGACAGCTTAAGTCATACCGTGGTGTGGAGCAAAGATATCGGG gAACAAGCACAAAGTATTGCGTTTTCGCCGGATGGTAATATCATAGTCGTTGGCTGTGTGTCCGGGAAATGGTTGGCAATTGATAGCGAGACGCGAGAATTATACACACATCACAGCGACGGCTCTGAACCTATTCAg GTCGTTCAATTCTCGCCCGATGGTTCTTTGCTCGCACTTGGCTCCAGagataattacatttatatctaTCAAGTGAACGAGGACGCAACCAAATATAGCCGAGTTGGACGGTGTATG CCAAAGCGGATTCGAAGGCACGGA GGACATTCCAGTTTTATAACTCATTTGGATTGGTCAGTGGATGGCCAGTACTTACGCAGTAACAGCGGAGACTACGAATTGCTTTACT GGAATCCCGGAGTATGTCGTCAAATACCGCAGTCTTCGATGTTAAGGAATGTTGATTGGGCGAGTCATACCTGCGTGATATCGTTCGAGACAATAGGCATTTGGCCAGAAGGCGCCGATGGGACTGACGTAAATAATTGCGCGCGAAGTGGCGATGGCAAGCTACTAGCTACGGGTGACGATTTTGGAAAAGTCAAATTGTTCTCCCACCCAGCATGTCAGCCGAAG TCACTCTACCATTCTTACGGCGGCCACTCGAGTCACGTAACGAATGTCTCGTTCTTGCAAGATGATTCCCGATTGGTGTCGACCGGCGGCGGCGACACCAGTGTTCTTCAATGGATAGTAAACTAA
- the LOC139102982 gene encoding echinoderm microtubule-associated protein-like 2 isoform X5 has translation MQIPCGNILPRVVAGQESAITPSRCGKGARESPAPYVDFSPSYPDEGFSIKALHKYEKESPKSTMRVNGHSEQSARQEMDEMLECETGSLLGRVADLERQSLAQRDEIVCLRATLADALRRIAQLEAREKREDDRNERRNERLVSSPLRNGHVPLRSSQNSVPQKDLRLRQTGGLRNSSSSGSSQDVRDATSSSRRPASYVHPSQLPQRRSVHYQSTGSLHSDSPSSSSVSPVPSPSPRATPLPVASTRDMQYNDEEGTVRMYLRGRPVLLYVPTSMMESYDLHKVSTPPQSKLKLDWVYGYRGRDCRSNLHLLPTGEIVYFVAAVVVLYNMEEHSQRHYLGHTDDVKCIAIHPNKLVVATGQVCGTDRRDAMPHIRIWNSVSLTTLSVIGNGEFDGSICCLSFSKADGGNYLCAIDETSDHNISIWDWQKSERGTKVTETKCSVDTVVCAEWHPLERNQIVSCGKGHVSFWSLDNSGMLYKRMGIFESRDKPRYVTCVAFNQNGDVLTGDSNGNIIVWARGTNTITRLVRNLHEGSIFSICVLKNGNIITGGGKDGKILYFDASLNLTGEQAQIEDHFGGIRTLSEGRGTQLLIGTTRNCILVGENDMGFNPAMLGHAEEVWGLAAHPTLPQFATAGHDRLLQMWDSLSHTVVWSKDIGEQAQSIAFSPDGNIIVVGCVSGKWLAIDSETRELYTHHSDGSEPIQVVQFSPDGSLLALGSRDNYIYIYQVNEDATKYSRVGRCMPKRIRRHGGHSSFITHLDWSVDGQYLRSNSGDYELLYWNPGVCRQIPQSSMLRNVDWASHTCVISFETIGIWPEGADGTDVNNCARSGDGKLLATGDDFGKVKLFSHPACQPKSLYHSYGGHSSHVTNVSFLQDDSRLVSTGGGDTSVLQWIVN, from the exons ATGAGATGCTGGAGTGTGAGACTGGATCCCTTTTAGGCAGAGTGGCGGACCTCGAAAGGCAATCCTTGGCACAGAGGGACGAGATAGTTTGTCTTCGCGCCACTCTGGCGGACGCGCTAAGGCGAATCGCTCAGCTCGAGGCAAGAGAAAAGCGAGAGGATGACAGGAATGAGAGGAGAAACGAGAGGTTGGTGTCCTCGCCCTTAAGGAACGGCCATGTACCTCTCAGAA GTAGTCAAAACTCGGTGCCACAAAAAGACTTAAGGCTGCGCCAGACCGGCGGCCTAAGAAATTCCTCGTCTTCGGGATCGTCGCAGGACGTTCGCGATGCAACGTCCAGCTCGAGACGGCCTGCCAGTTACGTACATCCCTCCCAGCTTCCTCAAAG GAGATCCGTCCACTATCAGTCAACGGGATCTCTGCATTCCGACAGCCCGAGTAGTAGTAGTGTTTCTCCGGTGCCATCGCCAAGCCCTAGAGCTACGCCACTGCCTGTAGCCAG CACTAGAGACATGCAGTATAACGACGAGGAAGGCACCGTTCGCATGTATTTGCGCGGCCGGCCGGTTCTACTTTACGTCCCTACGTCCATGATGGAGTCCTACGACCTTCACAAAGTTAGCACACCGCCACAGAGCAAATTGAAGCTCGACTGGGTTTACGGCTACCGCGGTCGCGATTGCCGTAGCAATTTACACCTGCTGCCGACCGGTGAGATCGTATATTTCGTCGCGGCGGTCGTTGTTCTGTACAACATGGAGGAACACAGCCAGAGACATTACTTGGGTCATACagacgacgtcaagtg cataGCGATCCACCCTAACAAATTGGTTGTCGCGACCGGGCAGGTGTGCGGGACAGATCGTCGAGACGCAATg CCGCACATAAGAATATGGAACTCCGTGAGTTTGACGACTCTCAGCGTAATTGGCAACGGTGAATTCGACGGATCGATTTGTTGCCTGTCATTCTCCAAGGCCGATGGTGGAAATTATTTATGCGCAATCGACGAAACATCCGATCACAATATATCGATCTGGGACTGGCAAAAGAGCGAACGCGGGACTAAAGTGACCGAAACGAAG TGCTCCGTCGACACGGTGGTTTGCGCCGAATGGCATCCACTGGAACGTAACCAGATCGTCTCTTGCGGAAAAGGACACGTGTCTTTTTGGTCCTTGGACAACAGCGGTATGCTATATAAACGTATGGGAATTTTCGAGAGCAGAGACAAACCCAGGTACGTCACCTGCGTGGCCTTTAATCAGAACGGCGACGTCCTTACCGGCGACAGCAACGGCAACATCATCGTTTGGGCTCGAG GTACTAACACAATTACAAGGCTAGTGAGAAATCTTCACGAAGGATCAATTTTCTCTATATGTGTTCTAAAAAACGGAAACATTATCACGGGAGGTGGAAAGGACGGTAAAATTTTGTACTTTGACGCGTCTTTAAATTTGACGGGAGAACAAGCTCAA ATTGAAGATCATTTCGGTGGAATTCGAACGCTTTCGGAAGGAAGGGGCActcaattattaattggcACGACAAGGAACTGCATTCTCGTCGGCGAAAATGACATGGGTTTCAATCCTGCAATGTTAGGTCACGCCGAGGAAGTTTGGGGACTTGCAGCTCACCCGACTCTACCTCAATTCGCTACCGCGGGACACGACAGATTATTGCAAATGTGGGACAGCTTAAGTCATACCGTGGTGTGGAGCAAAGATATCGGG gAACAAGCACAAAGTATTGCGTTTTCGCCGGATGGTAATATCATAGTCGTTGGCTGTGTGTCCGGGAAATGGTTGGCAATTGATAGCGAGACGCGAGAATTATACACACATCACAGCGACGGCTCTGAACCTATTCAg GTCGTTCAATTCTCGCCCGATGGTTCTTTGCTCGCACTTGGCTCCAGagataattacatttatatctaTCAAGTGAACGAGGACGCAACCAAATATAGCCGAGTTGGACGGTGTATG CCAAAGCGGATTCGAAGGCACGGA GGACATTCCAGTTTTATAACTCATTTGGATTGGTCAGTGGATGGCCAGTACTTACGCAGTAACAGCGGAGACTACGAATTGCTTTACT GGAATCCCGGAGTATGTCGTCAAATACCGCAGTCTTCGATGTTAAGGAATGTTGATTGGGCGAGTCATACCTGCGTGATATCGTTCGAGACAATAGGCATTTGGCCAGAAGGCGCCGATGGGACTGACGTAAATAATTGCGCGCGAAGTGGCGATGGCAAGCTACTAGCTACGGGTGACGATTTTGGAAAAGTCAAATTGTTCTCCCACCCAGCATGTCAGCCGAAG TCACTCTACCATTCTTACGGCGGCCACTCGAGTCACGTAACGAATGTCTCGTTCTTGCAAGATGATTCCCGATTGGTGTCGACCGGCGGCGGCGACACCAGTGTTCTTCAATGGATAGTAAACTAA